A window of the Cicer arietinum cultivar CDC Frontier isolate Library 1 chromosome 6, Cicar.CDCFrontier_v2.0, whole genome shotgun sequence genome harbors these coding sequences:
- the PAP7 gene encoding purple acid phosphatase 7, which produces MALCLNQHMLSPIIFVVSVLCLLANHSIAEELPRFKHHLKPQQQSLNFLVVGDWGRKGNYNQSFVAHQMGIVGENLNIDFVISTGDNFYDDGLVGVDDPAFYESFVDIYTAPSLQKIWYSVLGNHDYRGDVEAQLSPILRQKDSRWLCLRSFILDGGIVEFFFVDTTPFVEKYFTEPEDHTYDWRGVLPRESYVAELLKNVDSALKQSNAKWKIVVGHHTIKTAGHHGNTQELEELLLPILKSNNVEAYINGHDHCLEHIIDKESGTQFFTSGGGSKAWRGDIKPWNPEELKLYHDGQGFMSVQITNTIADFVFYDVFGKVLHTWTISKEHKAAE; this is translated from the exons ATGGCTTTGTGTTTAAACCAACACATGTTATCCCCAATTATCTTTGTCGTTAGTGTTTTATGCTTATTGGCAAATCATTCCATTGCTGAGGAACTTCCAAGGTTCAAACATCATCTAAAACCACAACAACAATCTCTTAATTTTTTGGTCGTTGGAGATTGGGGAAGAAAAGGAAACTACAATCAATCTTTTGTTGCCCATCAG ATGGGAATAGTGGGAGAAAATCTGAATATTGATTTTGTGATTTCAACTGGAGATAATTTTTACGATGATGGCCTAGTAGGAGTTGATGATCCAGCATTCTACGAGTCCTTTGTCGACATCTACACTGCCCCAAGCTTGCAAAAGATTTGGTACAGTG TTTTGGGAAACCATGACTACAGAGGTGATGTTGAAGCACAATTAAGCCCAATTCTAAGACAAAAAGATAGTAGATGGCTTTGCCTGAGATCTTTCATTCTTGATGGAG gaaTTGTGGAATTTTTCTTTGTGGATACAACTCCATTCGTAGAAAAGTACTTTACAGAACCAGAAGATCACACCTATGATTGGAGAGGTGTGCTTCCTCGTGAATCTTACGTTGCAGAACTCTTGAAG AATGTTGATTCAGCTTTGAAGCAATCCAATGCAAAATGGAAGATAGTGGTGGGTCATCACACCATCAAAACTGCTGGGCATCATGGTAACACTCAAGAGCTTGAAGAGCTCCTTCTTCCCATCTTAAAG TCAAACAATGTTGAGGCATACATAAATGGACATGACCATTGCTTGGAGCACATAATTGACAAAGAGAG TGGAACTCAATTTTTCACAAGTGGAGGCGGATCGAAGGCGTGGAGGGGCGACATCAAGCCATGGAACCCGGAAGAATTGAAGTTGTATCATGATGGTCAAGGATTCATGTCTGTGCAGATCACAAACACCATTGCAGATTTTGTATTCTATGATGTTTTTGGCAAGGTTTTGCATACGTGGACGATATCCAAAGAACATAAAGCAGCTGAATAG
- the LOC101515031 gene encoding heterodimeric geranylgeranyl pyrophosphate synthase small subunit, chloroplastic isoform X1 produces the protein MPNYALFFLLELKMGPFTIATLPSLHIGHFRKSPNLVLPIRCSTAAPSPSLASIRSKAVHFDLKAYWTSLMVQINQKLDEAIPIKFPQQIYEAMRYSSLAKGAKRAPPVMCISACELFGGSRIAAFPTACALEMVHAASLIHDDLPCMDDSPSRRGQPSNHTIYGVAMAILAGDALFPLGFQHIVSHTPSDLVPEPRLLRVIAEIARCVGSTGMAAGQFLDLEGGPNAVGLIQDKKFGEMGECSAVCGGLLAGAEDDDIERLRRYGRAVGVLYAVVDDILEERLIPKGDEDKKNRGKSYVGVYGVEKAAEVAEELRAKAMEELDGFEKYGDRVLPLYSFVNYAIDRSFSVDEASG, from the exons ATGCCCAACTAtgctttgtttttccttttgg aGTTAAAGATGGGTCCTTTTACAATTGCGACATTGCCCTCTTTACACATCGGCCATTTCCGAAAGTCTCCTAATCTTGTCCTTCCAATTCGCTGCTCCACAGCTGCTCCATCTCCTTCCTTGGCTTCAATCCGATCAAAAGCTGTTCACTTTGATTTGAAGGCATATTGGACTTCCCTAATGGTGCAGATCAATCAGAAGCTCGACGAAGCTATTCCAATTAAGTTCCCTCAACAGATATATGAAGCTATGAGGTATTCTTCCCTTGCCAAAGGGGCCAAGCGAGCCCCCCCTGTTATGTGCATCTCTGCTTGTGAACTCTTTGGGGGCAGCCGCATTGCTGCCTTCCCTACTGCCTGTGCACTTGAAATG GTCCATGCCGCGTCATTGATCCATGATGATCTTCCCTGCATGGACGACTCCCCATCACGCCGTGGCCAGCCCTCAAACCACACCATCTATGGTGTTGCTATGGCAATTCTGGCGGGGGATGCACTGTTTCCCCTTGGATTTCAACACATTGTTTCACATACTCCCTCTGACCTTGTACCTGAGCCCCGTCTACTTCGTGTGATAGCTGAAATAGCCCGCTGTGTGGGCTCCACCGGAATGGCTGCAGGACAGTTCTTAGACCTTGAAGGTGGCCCAAATGCGGTTGGATTGATACAAGATAAAAAGTTTGGTGAAATGGGGGAGTGTTCTGCAGTGTGCGGAGGATTGTTGGCCggtgctgaagatgatgacatAGAGAGACTAAGGAGGTATGGTAGAGCTGTTGGAGTATTGTATGCAGTTGTTGATGACATTTTGGAAGAGAGATTGATACCTAAGGGAGATGAAGACAAGAAAAACAGAGGGAAGAGTTATGTAGGGGTTTATGGTGTTGAAAAAGCAGCAGAGGTGGCTGAAGAACTTAGAGCAAAGGCTATGGAGGAATTGGATGGATTTGAGAAGTATGGAGACAGAGTGTTGCCTCTCTACAGTTTTGTGAATTATGCTATTGATAGAAGTTTCAGTGTTGATGAAGCCAGTGGATGA
- the LOC101515031 gene encoding heterodimeric geranylgeranyl pyrophosphate synthase small subunit, chloroplastic isoform X2: MGPFTIATLPSLHIGHFRKSPNLVLPIRCSTAAPSPSLASIRSKAVHFDLKAYWTSLMVQINQKLDEAIPIKFPQQIYEAMRYSSLAKGAKRAPPVMCISACELFGGSRIAAFPTACALEMVHAASLIHDDLPCMDDSPSRRGQPSNHTIYGVAMAILAGDALFPLGFQHIVSHTPSDLVPEPRLLRVIAEIARCVGSTGMAAGQFLDLEGGPNAVGLIQDKKFGEMGECSAVCGGLLAGAEDDDIERLRRYGRAVGVLYAVVDDILEERLIPKGDEDKKNRGKSYVGVYGVEKAAEVAEELRAKAMEELDGFEKYGDRVLPLYSFVNYAIDRSFSVDEASG, encoded by the exons ATGGGTCCTTTTACAATTGCGACATTGCCCTCTTTACACATCGGCCATTTCCGAAAGTCTCCTAATCTTGTCCTTCCAATTCGCTGCTCCACAGCTGCTCCATCTCCTTCCTTGGCTTCAATCCGATCAAAAGCTGTTCACTTTGATTTGAAGGCATATTGGACTTCCCTAATGGTGCAGATCAATCAGAAGCTCGACGAAGCTATTCCAATTAAGTTCCCTCAACAGATATATGAAGCTATGAGGTATTCTTCCCTTGCCAAAGGGGCCAAGCGAGCCCCCCCTGTTATGTGCATCTCTGCTTGTGAACTCTTTGGGGGCAGCCGCATTGCTGCCTTCCCTACTGCCTGTGCACTTGAAATG GTCCATGCCGCGTCATTGATCCATGATGATCTTCCCTGCATGGACGACTCCCCATCACGCCGTGGCCAGCCCTCAAACCACACCATCTATGGTGTTGCTATGGCAATTCTGGCGGGGGATGCACTGTTTCCCCTTGGATTTCAACACATTGTTTCACATACTCCCTCTGACCTTGTACCTGAGCCCCGTCTACTTCGTGTGATAGCTGAAATAGCCCGCTGTGTGGGCTCCACCGGAATGGCTGCAGGACAGTTCTTAGACCTTGAAGGTGGCCCAAATGCGGTTGGATTGATACAAGATAAAAAGTTTGGTGAAATGGGGGAGTGTTCTGCAGTGTGCGGAGGATTGTTGGCCggtgctgaagatgatgacatAGAGAGACTAAGGAGGTATGGTAGAGCTGTTGGAGTATTGTATGCAGTTGTTGATGACATTTTGGAAGAGAGATTGATACCTAAGGGAGATGAAGACAAGAAAAACAGAGGGAAGAGTTATGTAGGGGTTTATGGTGTTGAAAAAGCAGCAGAGGTGGCTGAAGAACTTAGAGCAAAGGCTATGGAGGAATTGGATGGATTTGAGAAGTATGGAGACAGAGTGTTGCCTCTCTACAGTTTTGTGAATTATGCTATTGATAGAAGTTTCAGTGTTGATGAAGCCAGTGGATGA